TACATCTCCCCTAAAATCGTCCCAGCATGCTGTTCGCTTATCCCCGCACAACGTTAAGAATGGCCAATACTATCGAGCACCCTCATGTCTCTATAACATACCATTTAGGCGCGGACCCAGGATTGACTGACGGGGatggggggtgcgcagtcataggaatcatatAGAAAAAGCATAATATTTCGAAGATTCCTTTTAAGGaattaaaataagaaatgacccaattTTGGCTGCCAAGGGTGTAGGGGGGTTGGGGTGCGCCTGTGCGtattaagaaaatttagccagaaattgtcgtttttgccaaacgcggtcacttccatataaggacaataatatattccttatttggaaaaactgactgattctttaaatttttaaggttgccgcaccgcaggtgcttcgtaaactttatgacttgtaaccaTAAGATAAAAATCAaagactgtgaccatctttagtcaacgaagattcctcggtaccagtccctcaaaacgacaacgttttcttcatatgtgaCTCaattttggccgccaaggggggaggggagggcggTGCGCCTGCGTACGCGCCTGCCGTTAATATTTTCGCTTTTCTCACAGGAAACCATTAGCCAAAGTAAACGTCGCGTTTGAGAGTCCATCAGATCACTATCAGAGCGAGAGTGTCTCTCCGGAAATGGCGTCACCCCGCTCAGAACACGGTTATCTTCCAGGGAACGTCGTCCGTCATCTTGGTCTTTACTACACACGGATGACGTCATATACCTCGCCGGCCAATCACAGTATGAACAATGATCACGTGACATATGAGACCAAAAGACCAGTCACTAATTTTACCTCTACtgcaagtcacgtgattgggTTATATAATTCTTCCTTTACTGCAGGCGTGGTGTTGAAGGATGACGTCACTTTGAGTCGGTCGGAGACAAGCGCAATGGGTAGAGCACCAAGATCGAACATTCTATCCCACATGGCTGCTAAGAACAAGACATCGTGGGTAGAGAATGCAGCTCATAAACGTGAACAAAGCTCCCAATCAAACTCGATCCAATGTAAAGGCAAGAACCCGTACTCAAAGACTCCGTACGAGAAGAGCCAATTAGCTATTAATGCCGTTACTATGGGGGTGAGGGACGGGAGGCGTTTTGATCTTCTACCGATTTCACATTATCTTAAGAAACACCAAGGTGACGACAAATCCCCAcataaacaaagcaaaaggttTCCATTGGTCCGAATAAGCTCATACAAAAAAGTGTGCTTACTGCCAAATCTACGTAGCTATATGCATTCACctacaagaaagaaaaaacaacaagcGACGTTTTTTACTGAAAAAGATGTGTTTAAGACAAGGGAGTCGAGGAAAGAGCCCAGCCGTGGCGAAGCGCTGTTTGTGGACCCAAAAGATCAGTTGCCGAACTTGTACAAACGACAATACAATGCACCTATTGTCCGGCTAAGAGGAGACCAAGGTGTACAGACAAGCAAGGAAAAGGTTGCTTTTCCAGTCATTAGCTGAAAAACAGTAGGATAAAAATCAGACGTGATTCATATGTTCTATGTGTTAAGCACGACGTCTTTGACGTCTGCATCAATAGGGTTCGGGACGGTGCTAGAAAGAAGTGTATGTACGGGTGATGTAGTTCAGCCTGTTAGAACACATGCTTGGTAGTTTTTTTGTTAGGTTTATAATGGTAGAGCAGGGAAATGTAGACAACGTCTAAAAGAATACGATGTTAGAGTTGTATATATTTAAATACTGCATAATTTGTCTGACAAACTGATAGGAATAAAGAGTGATGAAAACACTCGGACAAGGATAACGCTTGGTGCGCTGGACATGATGGTCTATCAACATTTTGCGCGCAGGGCATGATAGTTAATCAACACTTACCGCGCATGGCATAGTGGTCTAACAACACTTGGAACGTAGGacatgcaggcccgtacccagggggtaccctccacacacacaacggccgaaggtccactttcggttcttaCTGGccgctatttgtagacaaaactataaagcacaagctagatcactctggagATAatgcaaagtaaaaaaaggccctttttgttctttcagggtggtcagatttttatccgAGAAAACTAGTTCTCCTTTTCGGATGCCGAACCCCCCCAAaacaaatcctgggtacgggcaaGGCATGACGGTCTATCAATACTTTGTGCGCAGGGCATGACGGTCTATCAATACTTTGTGCGCTGGGCAAGATGGTCTATCAACATTTTGCCCGCAGGGCATGATGGTCTTACAACACTTGACGCGAAGGGAATGATGGTCTAACAACACTTGGCGCTCAGCGCACGACACTTGGTGCGCAGGGCATGATGGCCTTTCAACACTTGGCGCGCAAGGCATGATGGTCTGGCAACACTTGGCGCGCAAGGCGTGATGGTCTAACAACACTTGGCGCGGAGCGCATGATGTTCTAACACTACTTGGCGCGGAGGGCATGATGGTCTACCAACACTTGGCACGCAGGGCATGATGGTCTGGCAACACTTGGCGCGCAAGGCGTGATGGTCTAACAGCACTTGACGAGCAAGGCATGATGGTCTAACAACAATTGGCGCGCAAGGCATGATGGTCTCACAACATAATCACACTAGCCTTTGCGGGCTACGACACATGAATTATTGAGTTCAACACTATTCAACACTAGATACATCGCCTGCATCTTAGTATGGAAACACTTTATTCACTTTTTTGCAACATTTTAACATTGGTATCGGTGCTTGTAACCCTTGAGCGCCGCGTTGTAGCGATTTCGGCGGAAACATTGAGCAGCAGCAACATCGCACTCACAAACGTGCCGCTTACAACTTTCTCTCGGGTCACCTGTCAAGAGAAACATACGCAACAATGTTGTCATTTGTGCCCAACTCTCGTAAGCCATGTGCTTATGTCACACATGATATTGTTATGACATGAGCATTTCAGTCCCATTTTTCGTTAAAAAAGTACGTCCAAGGCGTACGAGGTGCCTATTCGGGGGAGGTGGAAGCCCCTGTTACAAATTTAATTTTatctcaaaataaaaaaatggcctTTTTACAACGTGAAGGGGTAAAATTCTCACAGAACCATAACAAAGCATGCTTTCCAGGAATAAATCCCGAGGCAGGTAGTACTGTCAGATACTGTTGTTACTTCTCTTCTTAGGTAGAGTCCCCAATCAGAAGTCTACTTGTGCGTCACGTTTAGACGAGGCGCTTAtccaaggagggggggggggggaacttATTCATATTTTCCCACCAGGAAAGGCAAttatttttgacaaaatgataaTGGCATAATGGCATTTGTCAGATGACAAGTCTACGATCGCAAGGTAGGTGAAGTGTAGCTAGGCTTTGctaagggaggggtgggtgggggttCGCAGTCAAAGGCATCATATGGAAGGAGTATAACACCCAAAGACCATTAAATAAGCGATGACCCACTTATTTAATACCATGTTCTGCTGCCTTAAGTACCCACCCATGCACGAACTATGCAAGGTACCATTTTCCTGCGGCAAAAAGCTTTAATTATAGccttttttgtaataaacacatAAGCACAAGAtataaaatatacatataaCTACATGAAACATGTGCTCCATAACATATCTTATCCgaaaatttttgttttaaaccaATCAAAAGAAGAAAGAACAATAGTTTTTCTTGACATAATTTGCACAAGGTTTGTCTAGTAAGCCATATTACATCATGCTAATAAATCCTAAAACTCCAAAAACGTTAGCCATTATTTAGTTTTAAGTGTaacttatgtttttttttgtcttgacCAAATTTCGAATATTAACAAAGGCATTTTTTACATACAAGCGTGCATATGCGTTAGGTTGCCTAGGGGCAAGGTGAATTGGCTAGCCACTCATCCACTTTGAAACACGTCTCAAATGCGAAGTCTTTTCTCACTAAACCTTCTCTAGCATCCCTCGGCTCCCAGTTTTATTTCTCCCTttcgcatttgactagtacctggtcttacctcctgatgataaaccTTGTACTAGAATTCACGTAAGGTTGCTTAACATTTCGAAGAGCTCTACGAAATATCCCACCTTTCCATTTTGTAACTCtatatatttgtttgtgtCATCCCCATTCTTGCCATTCCTCGCCATCATATATGTTACACATTATCCTCCCCTCCAGATTATCTatccatatcaaacatattccccaaggatagtgtctttcgtttgcattgccttatatggtcattgatgcccatatttagaaaagCTAAAGTTtccccgctccctgatctccagaaaatatggtgaaaaatgctgattcctgtcaatttgagactcgtggcaagaatttgtccaaaaaaaacctgacagatttgtcaaatttttatctcactaatcttgaaaagcccttagacccaggcctcacagagattgaccgagcgggtttgaaggtcacccaaatattgatatgaaacccttccctccccccacccaccccaggtgccttggtacgaatacccgctttcaACCAAAATCTTACACGGAAGCATAACGATGTGTCACTCACTGCATCGGAATGTACAGCTAGACCACCATCCCCCGCGCTCGTAGATGGTCCACTTAGGCCAACATCTACCAGGAGCGCGTCCATAGCAACGGTCATGCTCATAGCAACATCTAAAAAGGCAAATGAGTGGTATAAGCATACAAGGACACAAGGGAACAACGGCAGCCTGCTAATTTTCAAGCCGAcagcatcaacaacaacaacacaatgaTACTTTATTAGCCCTCTGAAAAAGTAGGAAAtaggaaaaaaagtataagcgATTTGGAGCCTAAAGTTTGcttcattgtttttctttttagaattttggttAGTTTATAGGCACCGATTTTTCTTGGCATGGGTTGAAAAAGCCTTTCACCATTCCAAATAGAATGAATAATGCTTGTAAACAATACCTAAAATTTGGCGGTTCCTTGAACACAATAACGCGAGTAATGtcaacactttttgatattaATCAAAAGGCAGTGATGCAATACCAGCAATGGAGAAATGCATgagaagatgataatgatttatGAAAATCTTAAAGAATATGCAGACTCCTCGGAGATCACTAAATGATTTAATGACAACGATAATGACGTCCTAAGATAAACAATATTAAAATGAGCGTTAATGGAGATAACAGGATGACGATACAAGCACAGGCCTTAAAAAGTGGCGAAGGTGGCGATAAAGGTTGTTTACCATTTAATCGAAAATTCCGGAATGAGATCCCAGATTTTCCGGAAAGTCATAATGGTAAGAAAAAGTTTCCTAACATTCCAGAATTTCCGTGATGACTTATGTAACATTTACTTCTGTACCCAGAAAAATTCTACTTTTCGGGTCCTGGGGGATAGTGGCCGTTGGTAGGCCAGATTGTGCTCGGCACTATTTTAGCGCAATTTGGGTTTGGGAGCACTATTTTGATCAGAGAGCACTTTTTGGGTAAAGAAGTCATGACAACTTCTAGCTTTTTTAACCCAAGTTACTAGATTTGTTTGTCTTATAAAGACATTTCTAGTTTCCTTAACTACAAATAATAGAGATATATTATCTCAACTAGGCTAAGACTGTAAGACTGGTGATTTCGACATTTTAATGGGTAGCCTGTGCTTTTTGTAACCACAGAtattgggtagcctgtggagTTCATTACAATAATAGAATGCCTTATCTAGAAGATCTGTTTGCCATGTTTTCCTGTTTTACATCTATTGTGATTATTTCTCGCTAGGAGATTGTTATACTTAAGTTCTGTTATCAGGTTTGACATTATTGACATTGGTGATGTTTGTAAATGAACATTGTTTTTTAGTAGTATCCAAATAACaaaggtaaacaaacacaaaagagaacagtGTCATTTATAAAACAGTTGTTATACACTAAAGTATGATTTGCCCGTTTATGGACAACAATATAAGATATTCTAATGCATAAAAGCAATATTCTTTCATTTATTcagattttaaataaaagacAACTTATCtctaaattgttttaaaaatatacggtaattttcttttcgccAATGAACACTATTTgagcactattttgattttgtagcAGTTTTTAAGCACTTTTGGGTGTTTTTTGGGAACAATTTTCTGGCTTTTTGGGAGCACTATCTGGAAACGCCTAGCTGTTTGGGGCCTCGGTCAAATATTCTATGGAAAACTGCAAATGGTACACGATTTCTGGTATCCTAGGTGAAAGTGGACAACCTCTCAAGCAATTTCACATTTTCCGGAAATTTTCCAGTGTGAGAAATCtgtaccatttaaaaaaaaaataaccagaaGTACCGGAATTTCCGATTAAATGTTAAACAACCAAGATCTTCGGCGGTAATCATGCGGTAATCATGGGTCAGCGGTTATACTGAGCCCGCGGTAAGGTGATAGTAAAATACCTTCAGACTAGAAAATTATTCGAGAGCAATTTATTATGCTATTACAGACCTATCAACACCGTCCACAATTTTGCCTCTTCCTCCCATTCCGCAATAACATCCGTAGTTATTATAGTCCCAAGGGCTCCGTCCCGTCATGCACCGGATCACTTTACCAAACTGCCAAAGGTTCCTTTTAATTAGGTCATTAATATCCGATTCAtcttctgtaaaaaaaagacatagaAAATTAAAAGAATCACTACCTTCCAATTCCAATTTATAGCTAACTTTTCGAATGACTTGTAAAGGGATATCCGTACAATGGAATCAATGGGAAGCGATTAAAAGAGGGTTGTGGGTTAGGGCTGCGAGCATATTACGAGAACGGCCAAAGGGttggggaaggggagggggtagaaGCAGTTGCGAGAACAAGTAGAAGAGATTACTGAAGTAAAACAAATGTGAAGTGCAGTAAAGGtattgaaataaaacaaaggttagaaaacagaaaaagtaAAATGTAAGCAAAAGCATGAATAAGCCTTTTGTGTGGTTTATCATCAGCAGATGAGACCAGGTCCTAGCGACGGGAGGTGGCAAAAATGAAAGTTTCAAGCTCACCGAATAACTCGGAAACATTTCGCGCGCGTGAGTTCGCACGATTGAGAGACGATGAGAAAAAATCATTTGCGTGTTTGCGCGTTCGTTGGCCTACCTCTGACCCTGTAAAGGCTGTTCCCGCTTTGATGAAGGATTTCATGCTGGAAAGATAGAAACATATGGTAAGTTTAATAAATATGAATCATTTAtgattttaaaaaagtaaaatcaaGTATGGTTTACTCTGGCTAGTAAAGGCTTCAAATTATCATTAACGTCTTATCTTTTATTTCGAGCAAGGGGTGACTTCAAATTATCATTAACGTCTTATCTTTTATTTCGAGCAAGGGGTGACTTTAAGAATATGACCGATTAATTTATAGTCTACGTTGCAGACTAATTACTTCTCACTTTCATGATAATCTTATGtaaaacaacatcaacaaacATACCTTTTCGTTCTCCGCCTCATTTCCAACCGCTTTCAGGAGTATCAGTAGAAAGAGCAAAAAAAGCATGACAAGAAAACATAGACTGGTAGTTCTTAATAGCTCAGTTTACGAATAAGGGGAAAAAAGCCAGAGGAATACTTCCTGTTCTACAAAACAGGAAAAATGGGCCCGTTGCCATTCAAATCtattttgttaattttgaTAAGAATTACAATTGATTTGGTCATTAGCTTAAGACACCCCAGGAGTTTTTATCTTTCCCATTGCCTCAAGCTCCTAAAGAATGTTAACCAGCGGCTAAATTTTGTGATACTAAGACTTTTCAAAtacatatttttaaaacacttaatttttatatgttttccTTGTCAGTTTTCCTAGTTAggattttatttatattatccgtttttttctttttattataattatacaCCCCTATAATAATCAGGCAATTTTGCAAGGATGTTTTGGTTAAGTCAAATTGTCTGAAAAAAGGTTTAAGGTCTAAAGGTGTCTATAGGTTTTCTCTGAGCCCATCTTATTTATGAAGGACAGAGTGGGACCTCGAATGAACAGACTTCTATATAACGGAGTCCTCGGTATAACAAACAATTTCCTTCCTTTATCCCGGATAAAATAAGGGTTGTCAAACACTGTCTTGACATGGCCATTGGCCATTTCGAAAGAGTTTGACCAATGGTCGTGGGCCGTGGGTCGTGGTTGCGAAGTCGGGTGGTCTTTGTCTACAAAGCCAAGTGCGACGTGAGTTTCGTTTGAACAAAACTGTGCGATTTCGATTAGTCTTCACTTTTCTTCGGTAAATGGGCTGGGCCTAGAAGCCTGTGTACGAGATCAATGTTTTCCCACCATTTCACGGAGATGTGACAGCGCATTCTGTTACAACCTGTTACTTGTTTATCAAGGGGCATTAAAGTTGTTTTCAAGGGGCATATTCCGGTTgtttattaaagtttttaaATTGTCTTGTTGATACACCAAGTTTCGGTTttactatttaaaaaaattatcatgaATTTTATtggaaagaaaattaaaacgaATCACGTTGTTGTTTGTATTATTTTCAACCAGAAATTCATGGAGATCAGGTAGATGCCTTTTGTCTTTCCATCAAACTCTCTGTTAGGCGCTGTCATTTAGCCGAGGAGCGCCTTACTG
The DNA window shown above is from Nematostella vectensis chromosome 15, jaNemVect1.1, whole genome shotgun sequence and carries:
- the LOC116604798 gene encoding basic phospholipase A2, which encodes MLFLLFLLILLKAVGNEAENEKHEILHQSGNSLYRVREDESDINDLIKRNLWQFGKVIRCMTGRSPWDYNNYGCYCGMGGRGKIVDGVDRCCYEHDRCYGRAPGRCWPKWTIYERGGWWSSCTFRCSDPRESCKRHVCECDVAAAQCFRRNRYNAALKGYKHRYQC
- the LOC5522210 gene encoding uncharacterized protein LOC5522210 isoform X2, with translation MVHTKRICERLLTNDDVWRPKDSFVETKPLAKVNVAFESPSDHYQSESVSPEMASPRSEHGYLPGNVVRHLGLYYTRMTSYTSPANHSVVLKDDVTLSRSETSAMGRAPRSNILSHMAAKNKTSWVENAAHKREQSSQSNSIQCKGKNPYSKTPYEKSQLAINAVTMGVRDGRRFDLLPISHYLKKHQGDDKSPHKQSKRFPLVRISSYKKVCLLPNLRSYMHSPTRKKKQQATFFTEKDVFKTRESRKEPSRGEALFVDPKDQLPNLYKRQYNAPIVRLRGDQGVQTSKEKVAFPVIS
- the LOC5522210 gene encoding uncharacterized protein LOC5522210 isoform X1, with product MVHTKRICERLLTNDDVWRPKDSFVETKPLAKVNVAFESPSDHYQSESVSPEMASPRSEHGYLPGNVVRHLGLYYTRMTSYTSPANHSMNNDHVTYETKRPVTNFTSTASHVIGLYNSSFTAGVVLKDDVTLSRSETSAMGRAPRSNILSHMAAKNKTSWVENAAHKREQSSQSNSIQCKGKNPYSKTPYEKSQLAINAVTMGVRDGRRFDLLPISHYLKKHQGDDKSPHKQSKRFPLVRISSYKKVCLLPNLRSYMHSPTRKKKQQATFFTEKDVFKTRESRKEPSRGEALFVDPKDQLPNLYKRQYNAPIVRLRGDQGVQTSKEKVAFPVIS